Proteins from a genomic interval of Chryseobacterium indologenes:
- a CDS encoding helix-turn-helix domain-containing protein, whose translation MMNIPEKEIPVHHLTSEQFQMSTLSAAGPENFHDVHRHNFFEIIWFREVYENSRLELDFESYKVENNQICIIAPGQVFNMKIKGEEGYAMAISREIFNEACNIESVLTGGSLPFPLDPENEQTCHTIMLLIQQEYKGAARTELLKSYLKAFCIIIGEQINPQEPLLNDRQRIQELITLIEKHYIRHRETGFYAEKLKISTHHLNDIVRLLRGTTVKKMISQRLILEAKRELSFGALTVKEIAFKLGFRDASYFSRFFKKHTGQNPDGFKFGNT comes from the coding sequence ATGATGAATATACCCGAAAAAGAAATTCCGGTACACCACCTTACTTCCGAACAGTTTCAGATGAGTACGCTGAGTGCAGCGGGCCCGGAAAATTTCCATGATGTTCACCGGCACAATTTTTTTGAAATTATCTGGTTTAGGGAAGTCTATGAAAATAGCCGCCTGGAATTGGATTTTGAAAGCTATAAAGTTGAGAACAACCAGATTTGCATTATTGCTCCGGGACAGGTATTCAATATGAAAATAAAAGGAGAGGAGGGATATGCCATGGCAATCAGCCGCGAAATTTTCAACGAAGCCTGCAATATAGAATCTGTCCTGACAGGAGGTTCGCTTCCTTTCCCTCTGGATCCGGAAAATGAACAAACCTGTCACACCATCATGCTGTTGATTCAGCAGGAATATAAGGGAGCTGCCAGAACCGAGCTTTTGAAGTCTTATCTTAAAGCATTTTGCATTATCATAGGAGAGCAAATAAATCCGCAAGAACCCTTATTAAATGACCGGCAGCGTATCCAGGAACTGATAACACTTATTGAAAAGCATTATATTCGGCATAGGGAAACAGGTTTTTACGCTGAAAAATTAAAAATAAGCACCCATCACCTGAATGACATTGTACGCCTACTGAGAGGAACAACCGTAAAAAAAATGATCAGCCAGCGCCTTATTCTGGAAGCCAAAAGAGAATTGAGTTTTGGTGCATTAACTGTGAAGGAAATTGCCTTTAAGCTGGGATTCAGGGATGCTTCTTACTTCTCCCGTTTCTTTAAAAAACATACAGGACAAAATCCTGACGGTTTTAAATTCGGAAATACTTAA
- a CDS encoding multidrug effflux MFS transporter → MKKLNIVVFILALLNTLESLSIDLYLPAFPSMAEIFNTDIGHIQISISVFFAGFAFGQLLWGPLSDKKGRKPMLYCGLLLFIIGATAIYFTSDIYVLWAMRFLQAFGGSAGIVIGRAIIIDLYDKQKSVTIFAQQSQISGIAPIVAPLMGSVFLRYWGWNSSFAFLCIMGLITFFMVYKYVPETNTRINNPDDIIDEKGLKDQLKMIISNKDFINSTMIGSIAFASLIIYISNAPFLFMEIHGFSSGVFSFIFAFNSLALITAAYITPRLIKRISNSNLLFGATAMLLIVCVLHIVIAAGNLSVALEIAMLYLSLLAIGILFPITSAHALSPFKEGRGTAAALLGFMQLMVTFITSGLLGLLEADSIIPMVAARAGIALVAVWFAYRIVQSKKTVVQEKMA, encoded by the coding sequence ATGAAGAAGTTAAATATTGTAGTGTTTATATTAGCGCTACTCAACACGTTGGAGTCGTTAAGTATCGATCTTTATCTTCCTGCTTTTCCAAGCATGGCCGAAATTTTTAATACCGATATCGGGCATATCCAGATTTCCATTTCTGTCTTCTTTGCAGGATTTGCATTCGGACAGCTTTTGTGGGGACCATTATCAGATAAGAAAGGTCGTAAACCTATGTTATATTGCGGACTTTTGTTATTTATTATTGGAGCAACCGCTATTTATTTTACCTCAGATATTTATGTTTTATGGGCCATGCGTTTTCTGCAGGCCTTTGGAGGAAGTGCGGGAATTGTCATCGGAAGGGCGATTATCATTGATCTTTATGATAAACAAAAATCGGTTACCATTTTTGCCCAGCAATCTCAGATCAGTGGTATCGCGCCGATTGTTGCTCCATTGATGGGAAGTGTATTTCTCAGATATTGGGGCTGGAACAGTTCATTTGCTTTTTTATGCATTATGGGACTGATCACTTTCTTTATGGTATACAAATATGTTCCCGAAACCAATACCAGAATTAATAATCCCGATGATATTATCGATGAAAAAGGATTAAAAGATCAGCTGAAAATGATTATTTCCAATAAAGATTTCATCAACAGTACGATGATCGGAAGTATCGCTTTTGCCTCTTTAATTATTTATATTTCAAATGCTCCCTTCCTTTTTATGGAAATTCATGGGTTTTCCAGCGGGGTCTTCAGTTTTATATTTGCATTCAACTCATTAGCCCTGATTACGGCGGCTTATATTACCCCAAGGCTGATTAAAAGAATCAGCAATTCGAACCTGTTATTTGGTGCAACAGCGATGTTATTGATTGTTTGTGTACTGCATATTGTGATTGCGGCCGGAAATCTATCTGTGGCGCTGGAAATTGCGATGTTGTACCTATCATTGCTAGCCATAGGAATTTTGTTTCCTATAACATCAGCTCATGCTTTGTCTCCATTTAAAGAAGGAAGAGGTACTGCTGCTGCACTTTTAGGCTTTATGCAGTTGATGGTTACCTTCATTACATCCGGATTACTTGGATTGCTGGAAGCAGACTCTATTATTCCAATGGTAGCCGCCCGCGCAGGAATTGCACTGGTTGCAGTATGGTTTGCATACCGTATTGTTCAAAGTAAAAAAACAGTCGTTCAGGAGAAAATGGCTTAA